DNA sequence from the Bradyrhizobium sp. CIAT3101 genome:
GGCTGGCCATAGGCCATGGCGTCGAGATCGGGACGGGGCTGCACCATCGCGACGGGACCGGCGGTTTGCATGCAGCCGCCCAGGGTCAGCGCGGCGGACGCTGCCAAGATCGACCATCGAAACGCGCGTGCAACCGGCACCGGACCATCCCTCGGAACGAGACAGCTCCAGTGATGCACCGGTTATGGTTAATAAAGGGTTGAGGGGGTTGGTTGTGACGGTCGCACCCTCCCCTGGAGGGGGAGGGTCGATCGCGCGCAGCGCGAGCGGGGTGGGGTGATCTCTCCACTCGGGCAGTGTTCTTCGCGGAGAGACTGTCACCCCACCCCGCTGTGCATTCCGCTCCGCTTCATGCTCAGCGACCCTCCCCCTCCAGGGGAGGGTAAGAAAGCCGCACCTACGCGCTCACGCCCACACCGATCGGGCACGCGACGCCGGTGCCGCCGAGGCCGCAATAGCCGGCGGGGTTCTTCGCCAGATATTGCTGATGATAGTCCTCGGCGAAATAGAACGGGCCTGCCGGCGCGATCTCGGTGGTGATGGCACCGAGACCCTTTGCAGCAAGTGCCTTCTGATAGAGCGCCTTCGACGCGTCGGCGGCTTTCTTCTGCGCATCGGAATACGTGTAGATCGCGCTTCTGTACTGCGTGCCGACATCGTTGCCCTGGCGCATGCCCTGCGTCGGGTTGTGGTTCTCCCAGAACGTCTTCAGGAGCTTCTCGTAAGACATCTTCTTCGGATCGAACACGACCAGCACCACTTCGGTGTGGCCGGTGCGTCCCGAACAGGTCTCTTCATAGGTCGGGTTCGGCGTGTGACCGCCGGCATAGCCGACCGCGGTCGCATGGATGCCGTCGCCGAGCTCCCAGAACTTTCGCTCGGCGCCCCAGAAGCAGCCGAGCCCGAACACGGCCTGCTCGAGGCCTGCGGGATAAGGCGGCGCGAGCTTCGCGCCGTTGACGAAATGGATGGTCGCGGTCGGAATCGGTTGCGCGCGGCCGGGCAGCGCGTCAGCTGCGCTCGGCAGTGCGGTGGTCTTGCGCATGAACAGCATGATCGGATCTCCGAAAAAACGAGCTGTCGCGCGCCCGAGCCAGGTGCTCAGGCGGCGTGCTCGCGATCGAGTGGGAATATAGGTCTTTACGCAGCCAGCAGCAGTCTTGTTACGTCCGTGCCCGGTGCGATGCTCAGTCGCGGCGGGAATTGAAAATCAATCCCGGCGCGAACTGAAGATCAGTCGCGACGGGAACTGAAGTTCAGTCCCGGGAATAGCCGATCAGCGGCTTGCGCGGGCGGAACAGGATCATCAGGAGAATGCCGAGGAGGCCGAGCACGGCGAAAACCGGCTGGTCCAGCACCAGGCGGATCACCGAGGTCCAGAGCCAGGGTGCCTTGGCCTCGACCCAGGTTCGGAAGGCGGACTGGCTGGCCTGGTTGATGTCGTTCCAGAACTGGCCGAACCGGGTGAAGCGCAGGGTCTGGTCGGCCACCCAGCGGGCGCCGTCATAGACCATGAAGAAGAACCCACCGGCGAGCAGCAACAGCCCAATCAGTCGGAAAAAGCCGCGGATCATGCCCTACCCTCTATGGTCGCCCGATCGGATGACCCCCACAAACGCCGTCAGCCAATAGCCGGGAGACGGCAGAAATTCAACCTCATCAGGGCGTTACGGCCCCTCTTGGAGCGCTCCCGGGCCTGCTTTTCCAGCCCTTAAAGCGTTGACGGTGCCCAAGACCCCCTCTATAAGGGCGCCAACTGGCGGTGGGCGCAATCCTGCCGCCGCTGTTCTTTGAGCAGTTGCAGGCTCTTTTGAGCCTCAGAGATGGCCGCAAGGCTTATCGCTCATGTTCCGGGAACGGCCAGCAACCGAACACCCTAAATCCGAGCGTCGATTCCGCGGTCAAGCTGCCGGCGCTACCCGACCAAGACGCGACCGGTACCCGCAAAGGACATTGAGACCATGGCCAACACCACCTCCGCCAAGAAAGCGACGCGCAAGATCGCCCGCCGCACCGCCGTCAACAAGTCGCGCCGCACCCAGATGCGCGGTGCCGTGCGTCACGTCGAGGAAGCCATCGCGACCGGCGATCGCGCCGCCGCCGTCAAGGCGCTGGCCACCGCCGAGCCCGCGCTGATGCGCGCCGCCCAGCG
Encoded proteins:
- the rpsT gene encoding 30S ribosomal protein S20, translating into MANTTSAKKATRKIARRTAVNKSRRTQMRGAVRHVEEAIATGDRAAAVKALATAEPALMRAAQRNIIHKNNASRKVSRLTAQIAKLAK
- the msrA gene encoding peptide-methionine (S)-S-oxide reductase MsrA, translating into MLFMRKTTALPSAADALPGRAQPIPTATIHFVNGAKLAPPYPAGLEQAVFGLGCFWGAERKFWELGDGIHATAVGYAGGHTPNPTYEETCSGRTGHTEVVLVVFDPKKMSYEKLLKTFWENHNPTQGMRQGNDVGTQYRSAIYTYSDAQKKAADASKALYQKALAAKGLGAITTEIAPAGPFYFAEDYHQQYLAKNPAGYCGLGGTGVACPIGVGVSA